The following coding sequences lie in one Bifidobacterium sp. ESL0690 genomic window:
- a CDS encoding GNAT family N-acetyltransferase: MENVAKGDAGIGVVYSPMIWSDVEAITRQFDETWGNYAPLGNDKKLSMLLSYHFVLHYIEPATRGEIAHKNGEFMGVVLSRVVGQPVMFGNVAEEMAKIDERLNSTPAGHKALADLELGFEIERRMERQTGINDKAPAEVELFLVSSASRGQGVGGELWKRTMEYFERFHEPMFYLHTDSDCDVTFYDRHGMKRIAEREEQRHPDDGRDQQMAPNKMYIYAGVPGKVKTTVSQK, translated from the coding sequence ATGGAAAATGTTGCGAAAGGTGATGCCGGAATCGGAGTGGTCTATTCCCCGATGATCTGGAGCGATGTCGAGGCCATCACCCGACAGTTCGATGAGACGTGGGGCAATTACGCGCCTCTTGGCAACGACAAGAAGCTTTCGATGTTGCTTTCCTATCATTTCGTGTTGCATTACATTGAGCCTGCCACGCGCGGTGAGATCGCCCATAAAAACGGTGAGTTCATGGGCGTCGTCCTTTCGCGCGTCGTCGGCCAGCCGGTGATGTTCGGCAACGTGGCCGAGGAGATGGCGAAAATCGACGAACGGCTTAACTCCACCCCGGCCGGTCACAAGGCGCTCGCGGACCTCGAGCTTGGTTTCGAGATCGAACGGCGCATGGAGCGCCAGACCGGCATCAACGACAAGGCGCCCGCCGAAGTCGAACTTTTCCTGGTGTCCTCGGCTTCCCGCGGCCAGGGCGTCGGCGGCGAGCTGTGGAAGCGCACGATGGAATATTTCGAACGTTTCCATGAGCCGATGTTCTATCTGCATACAGATTCAGATTGCGATGTCACCTTCTACGACCGTCACGGCATGAAGCGTATTGCCGAGCGCGAGGAGCAGCGTCACCCCGACGACGGCCGCGACCAGCAGATGGCCCCGAACAAGATGTACATTTACGCCGGCGTCCCAGGCAAGGTCAAAACAACCGTTTCTCAAAAATAA
- a CDS encoding MFS transporter, which translates to MNNAGRSVPSQRHKSPYGRLFAIPGSKAFCISGAVARLPISMMSLGIVLALNHMYNNWTVAGTMSAVYILAVAAVTPLYARLFDRFGQHKIGWVALGLSVVFMLVFALAAWARVPIAVLFVLAILMGLTQFSFGALVRTRWAYALRDPKDADLLDTAYALEAGIDEMVFILGPILAAFLATSVSPVSQLFVPTVACAIGGAVFFSLKDTQPPVIETVSVVAASPSDEDVKAASENLGGTAGYRLDEDGVSLRQLHTHAAKPKSVLLYAGIIPLLVVFVVFNMSFNEFDVSVTAMMKAIGREQLLGLQLAMFAVGSCIGAFIFGSKKPKGSNWQHMVVFLTLLTIGYVFCRLVMDNLILLGVASVLSGLCVSPLFATGNLIVKDIVPPSSLTEGLSWVTTAGSVGTSFGSSLAGMVLDVSSPHVGLLLPIATTFAAVPLAVLGWFLARRKQSE; encoded by the coding sequence GTGAACAATGCAGGTCGTAGTGTGCCGAGCCAGCGTCATAAGTCACCTTACGGGCGGCTTTTCGCCATTCCCGGTTCCAAGGCGTTCTGTATTTCCGGGGCGGTCGCGCGTCTCCCGATTTCGATGATGAGCCTTGGCATCGTGCTGGCGCTGAACCATATGTATAACAATTGGACGGTCGCCGGCACGATGAGCGCCGTCTATATTCTGGCCGTCGCAGCCGTCACGCCGCTATACGCCCGCCTGTTTGACCGTTTCGGCCAGCACAAGATCGGTTGGGTGGCCTTGGGGCTTTCCGTGGTCTTTATGCTCGTTTTCGCCCTCGCCGCGTGGGCTCGCGTTCCCATTGCCGTCTTGTTTGTTCTCGCGATTTTGATGGGCTTAACGCAATTCTCATTCGGAGCATTGGTGCGTACCCGCTGGGCCTATGCGCTGCGCGATCCGAAAGATGCCGACCTGCTCGACACGGCCTATGCGCTCGAAGCCGGAATTGACGAGATGGTCTTTATCTTGGGCCCGATTCTCGCTGCGTTCCTCGCGACTTCGGTGAGTCCTGTCTCCCAGCTTTTTGTGCCGACAGTTGCCTGCGCCATCGGGGGAGCGGTCTTCTTCTCGCTGAAAGACACTCAGCCTCCCGTCATCGAAACCGTGTCCGTTGTTGCCGCCTCGCCGAGCGACGAGGATGTGAAGGCCGCTTCCGAAAACCTTGGTGGCACCGCCGGCTACCGGCTTGACGAGGACGGCGTGAGCCTGCGCCAGCTGCACACCCATGCGGCCAAACCAAAGAGCGTGCTGCTATACGCCGGCATTATCCCGCTTCTGGTCGTTTTCGTCGTCTTCAACATGAGCTTCAACGAGTTCGATGTTTCCGTCACCGCGATGATGAAGGCCATCGGCCGCGAGCAGCTGCTCGGCCTGCAGCTGGCGATGTTTGCCGTCGGCTCCTGCATAGGTGCCTTCATTTTTGGCTCGAAGAAACCGAAAGGCTCCAACTGGCAGCACATGGTGGTTTTCCTCACCTTACTGACCATCGGTTATGTGTTCTGCCGCTTGGTGATGGACAACCTGATTCTGCTCGGAGTCGCTTCCGTGCTTTCCGGCCTATGCGTCTCGCCGCTTTTCGCCACCGGCAACCTCATTGTCAAAGACATCGTCCCGCCTAGCTCGCTCACCGAAGGCCTTTCATGGGTGACGACTGCCGGTTCGGTCGGCACTTCGTTCGGCTCGTCGCTTGCCGGCATGGTGCTGGACGTCTCGAGCCCGCACGTCGGCCTGCTCCTGCCCATCGCCACCACCTTTGCTGCCGTGCCCCTGGCCGTTTTGGGCTGGTTCCTGGCTCGTCGCAAGCAATCCGAGTGA
- a CDS encoding UvrD-helicase domain-containing protein, which translates to MTNDDKLSRFNGIDGVRVGMGLSDSNNRGGNEVESGNKAGNVDGNSVKSPIPTQASIRKSAHDSGVAYQAPTDSPEQAAVINAPEDADVLVVAGAGSGKTYTMTRRIINLIKVGVPPEKILGLTFTRKAASELLSRVSSAVAENARMAEADANTAGTNAAGNPHRPNVFLKPQVSTYDAFFQSIVRQYGLLVGFDQNTQPLSEAGAHQLAVTVIDENMDILRGQGFGSFSDIVSKVLSLSNAISGSMIGEHCASVPEAIARIREWDQAFIAQMNAAIGDETVPEDEPKAKPPKRRKKDTDEQFVGRIAEYHEACHQLAVYRSAELRDVAQKREILLTLVKRYHERKQQLNMAEFNDFTVAAYALITRFPSIGERLRHRYTHVLLDEYQDTSTTQAALIAALFHPDDSQLETMGDSGSSGSVPSTHSRSQNPVSDSSAVNAVGDPFQSIYAWRGASPGAFRMFQRDFGMNETDRPYSLSVTRRNSRVVLEAANDLTQPLRTPDRIPSSSPMREVPVPALTTIEDAKEGTLGVLGFDTLGQEIDAVARFAKTSIARHTPIDPSQKDVRPHVAVLFRGKQNMPQFAEGLQKAGLTTLTVGYSALLDRPEIRDVLALLHVVADHADSGALMRLLATPRFGLGSNDLSALAKLASRRNDEYRFRALAEAGLVPADAKPSEQPKLVAEHRDQVPNMVFLADVLMDDKLESSLDSPRVASLFSAPGLAAIRHVSQVLRQVNAVVNHSLTEVIETAIEALGLDIDTVVSLALQESGRPVEPALARSPMNALVDLVNTYTQEITEGATPTLRGFISWVDSLSSIPDEMASVPSDPVDVVLMTIHQSKGLEWDSVAIVGMKATSFPSNQGDRLKVELDEDHIGGLRDGVWQSPQYHETANTWLDNPAAVPVPVRADADILPRFPHDAGVGEDPLAALQELSSVETVTNESEGLMRTFDAIDGGDGESIDTDGVSISGDGAEATYLSQQEEYGRRLHADERRLAYVALTRAREEVLMTYSRHAELSRDPKAAGTGHDSKPSNFFTEVHDALAYRDDVVVVEADADGNDSDEAQTNLNTRAVAIEGISQSDNSAVAGIVDSASDTNTENATASNPSVPQTLSELNASKPDGLFVGSHAEEYERAIVEEAWQTPLDESESQREDETLPWPASMSETMARRLRRSAVLTKQMHERLVSEAEESKAQSGNDIAGGRETQALKGGENDAVGQAVDRIAAELPEGQSLAKRTQMLLADNDLMPSMEIKQNGNTYDDTFDKADKNSGNSRANGSSAGAESTNALDVEVRRRGERILASRRQNVTSLQASAGNMSKRESENYWRALVRPIPRVASPAAEAGTRFHAWAERFVNAFGADEVADMPTDDGVSSIAEGSQAETRASLIAGLVEAEQHPEASQTATDRKILTWQRRLVDGRWANRRPYAAEEQIVVAVPELQNRIVNGKLDAVFYGGLDESDSGKRFTIVDWKTGKKPTKQEDVDQKLAQLDMYRLMFAQMKNIPLDSIDATLYYVSVASEELRGVEAQPKSKPEILKELNAGIPVVSDED; encoded by the coding sequence ATGACGAACGACGATAAATTGTCCCGATTCAATGGCATCGACGGCGTGCGCGTCGGCATGGGATTATCGGATAGTAATAACCGCGGCGGTAATGAGGTCGAAAGCGGAAACAAGGCCGGTAACGTTGACGGGAACTCTGTAAAATCCCCGATACCAACGCAGGCATCAATCCGCAAATCGGCTCACGATTCCGGCGTCGCGTATCAGGCTCCGACCGACAGTCCCGAGCAGGCTGCCGTCATCAACGCGCCTGAAGACGCGGACGTGCTGGTGGTCGCCGGTGCCGGGTCCGGCAAGACCTACACCATGACCCGTCGCATCATCAACCTGATCAAGGTCGGCGTGCCGCCCGAGAAAATCCTCGGTTTGACGTTCACGCGCAAAGCCGCTTCCGAGCTCTTAAGCCGTGTGTCGAGCGCGGTGGCTGAAAACGCCCGAATGGCCGAAGCCGATGCGAATACTGCTGGCACGAATGCCGCCGGTAACCCGCATCGTCCCAATGTTTTCCTCAAGCCGCAGGTCTCCACTTACGATGCCTTCTTCCAATCCATCGTGCGTCAGTACGGCCTCTTGGTTGGCTTCGACCAGAACACTCAGCCGTTGAGCGAGGCCGGGGCCCATCAGCTTGCCGTCACCGTTATCGACGAAAACATGGACATTCTACGCGGGCAGGGCTTTGGGAGTTTTTCGGATATTGTTTCGAAAGTCCTGAGCCTTTCCAACGCCATCAGCGGCTCAATGATCGGTGAGCATTGTGCCAGCGTGCCCGAGGCCATTGCGCGTATCCGTGAATGGGATCAGGCGTTCATCGCGCAGATGAATGCCGCCATCGGCGACGAAACGGTGCCTGAAGATGAACCGAAAGCCAAACCGCCGAAGCGCAGGAAAAAGGACACCGATGAGCAGTTCGTAGGCCGCATCGCCGAATACCATGAAGCGTGCCATCAGCTGGCCGTCTATCGCAGCGCAGAGCTGCGTGACGTCGCTCAAAAACGCGAGATCCTGCTGACTTTGGTCAAGCGTTATCATGAACGCAAGCAACAGCTCAATATGGCCGAATTCAACGATTTCACCGTGGCCGCCTACGCCTTGATTACCCGTTTTCCATCAATCGGGGAGCGGCTTCGCCATCGCTATACGCACGTCCTGCTCGACGAATACCAGGACACATCCACCACCCAAGCCGCGCTCATTGCCGCATTGTTCCATCCTGATGATTCTCAGCTGGAAACGATGGGCGATTCGGGTTCGTCGGGAAGCGTCCCCTCGACGCATTCTCGCAGCCAAAACCCGGTATCAGACAGTTCCGCGGTCAACGCCGTGGGCGACCCCTTCCAGTCCATTTACGCTTGGCGCGGTGCAAGCCCGGGCGCGTTCCGCATGTTCCAGCGTGATTTCGGCATGAACGAAACCGACAGACCCTATTCGCTGAGCGTCACCCGGCGCAATTCCCGCGTGGTCCTTGAAGCCGCCAACGACCTGACCCAACCGTTGCGCACCCCAGACCGCATTCCCTCAAGCTCGCCGATGCGTGAGGTCCCGGTGCCGGCGCTGACGACGATTGAGGATGCCAAGGAAGGTACGCTTGGCGTGCTCGGTTTCGACACGCTCGGTCAGGAAATCGATGCGGTCGCGCGTTTCGCCAAGACCTCCATCGCACGGCATACCCCGATTGACCCGAGCCAAAAAGACGTCCGTCCGCACGTCGCCGTTCTCTTCCGAGGCAAGCAGAACATGCCCCAATTCGCCGAGGGCCTGCAAAAAGCGGGATTGACGACGCTGACCGTAGGATATTCGGCGCTGCTGGACCGACCTGAAATCCGCGACGTGCTGGCCTTGCTTCACGTTGTCGCCGATCATGCCGATTCCGGCGCTCTGATGCGGCTTCTGGCCACGCCACGCTTCGGCTTGGGTAGCAACGATTTGAGCGCGTTGGCCAAGCTGGCCAGTCGCCGCAACGACGAATACCGCTTCCGTGCGCTGGCCGAAGCCGGTCTTGTTCCGGCTGATGCCAAGCCGAGCGAGCAGCCGAAACTGGTCGCCGAGCACCGCGACCAGGTGCCCAACATGGTCTTCCTTGCCGATGTTCTGATGGACGACAAGCTCGAATCTTCGCTGGATTCGCCCCGTGTCGCCTCGCTTTTCAGCGCTCCCGGGCTTGCGGCCATCCGCCACGTCTCGCAGGTCTTGCGGCAGGTCAACGCCGTCGTGAACCATTCGCTTACCGAAGTCATCGAAACAGCGATAGAAGCACTCGGTCTCGATATCGATACGGTCGTTTCGCTTGCGCTGCAGGAGTCCGGCAGGCCCGTCGAACCGGCGTTGGCGCGCTCGCCGATGAACGCGCTAGTGGACCTGGTCAACACCTATACGCAGGAAATCACGGAAGGCGCCACGCCCACGTTGCGCGGGTTCATCTCCTGGGTGGATTCGCTGAGCAGCATTCCCGACGAAATGGCGTCCGTCCCGAGCGATCCGGTGGACGTGGTGCTGATGACCATCCACCAGTCGAAAGGCCTCGAATGGGATTCCGTGGCCATCGTCGGCATGAAAGCCACGAGTTTCCCCTCCAACCAGGGCGACAGGCTCAAGGTCGAATTGGACGAGGATCATATCGGCGGATTGCGGGACGGTGTCTGGCAATCGCCGCAATATCATGAAACGGCCAACACCTGGCTTGACAACCCGGCAGCCGTGCCCGTGCCGGTACGTGCCGACGCCGATATTTTGCCGCGATTCCCGCACGATGCCGGGGTAGGTGAAGATCCACTTGCCGCTTTGCAGGAACTTTCCAGCGTGGAAACGGTGACGAATGAGTCCGAAGGTCTGATGCGCACTTTCGACGCCATCGACGGGGGCGACGGTGAAAGCATCGATACTGATGGGGTTTCCATATCTGGTGACGGAGCCGAGGCTACGTATCTTTCCCAGCAGGAGGAATACGGCCGCAGGTTGCACGCCGATGAACGCCGGCTCGCCTACGTCGCGTTGACGCGCGCCCGTGAAGAAGTGCTGATGACCTATAGCCGTCACGCCGAACTTTCGCGCGACCCCAAGGCTGCGGGTACGGGCCACGATTCCAAGCCGTCGAATTTCTTTACCGAGGTGCACGACGCTTTGGCGTATAGGGATGATGTGGTCGTGGTTGAGGCCGATGCTGATGGCAACGATTCCGATGAAGCTCAGACGAATCTCAACACCAGGGCTGTGGCTATCGAAGGTATATCACAAAGCGATAATTCAGCGGTTGCGGGAATCGTCGATAGCGCTAGTGATACAAACACCGAAAATGCTACGGCCTCCAATCCGTCGGTTCCACAGACATTGTCAGAACTGAACGCCTCGAAACCGGACGGCCTTTTCGTCGGATCGCACGCCGAAGAATACGAGCGTGCCATCGTCGAGGAAGCATGGCAAACACCTCTTGATGAAAGCGAAAGCCAGCGGGAAGACGAAACGCTGCCGTGGCCCGCTTCGATGAGCGAGACAATGGCGCGTCGGTTGCGTCGCTCGGCCGTGCTGACCAAGCAGATGCACGAGCGCCTCGTCTCTGAGGCTGAGGAGAGCAAAGCTCAAAGCGGCAATGATATCGCGGGCGGTCGCGAAACCCAAGCTTTAAAGGGAGGCGAAAACGATGCTGTCGGGCAAGCCGTCGACCGTATAGCCGCCGAGCTGCCGGAAGGTCAATCGTTGGCGAAACGTACACAGATGCTGTTGGCTGATAACGATTTGATGCCATCGATGGAAATCAAGCAAAACGGCAACACCTACGATGACACCTTCGACAAGGCCGACAAAAATTCCGGCAACTCTCGCGCAAACGGTTCGAGCGCTGGAGCTGAAAGCACCAATGCCCTTGATGTCGAAGTGCGTCGTCGCGGTGAGCGGATTCTTGCCAGCAGACGCCAGAACGTCACCTCGTTGCAGGCCAGCGCAGGCAACATGAGCAAGCGGGAAAGCGAGAATTACTGGCGCGCCCTTGTGCGTCCGATCCCTCGCGTGGCTTCGCCCGCCGCCGAGGCCGGCACCCGTTTCCACGCTTGGGCCGAGCGTTTCGTAAATGCGTTCGGTGCTGATGAGGTTGCCGATATGCCTACAGATGATGGCGTTTCGTCGATAGCCGAGGGCAGCCAGGCCGAGACCCGAGCCTCGCTGATCGCCGGTCTCGTTGAAGCCGAGCAGCACCCAGAAGCCAGCCAAACCGCCACGGACCGTAAGATTCTGACCTGGCAGCGCCGGCTGGTCGACGGACGCTGGGCAAACCGCCGTCCATATGCCGCCGAAGAGCAGATTGTCGTCGCCGTTCCCGAACTTCAGAATCGCATTGTCAATGGCAAGCTTGACGCGGTGTTCTATGGAGGGCTTGATGAAAGCGACTCTGGCAAACGTTTCACGATAGTCGATTGGAAGACAGGCAAAAAGCCGACAAAGCAGGAGGATGTCGACCAGAAACTGGCCCAGCTCGACATGTACCGGCTGATGTTTGCGCAAATGAAGAACATTCCGCTCGACAGTATCGACGCCACTTTGTATTATGTTAGCGTCGCCAGCGAGGAACTTCGGGGGGTAGAAGCGCAGCCTAAATCCAAGCCGGAGATTTTGAAGGAACTGAACGCGGGAATTCCTGTGGTCAGTGACGAGGACTAG
- a CDS encoding helix-turn-helix transcriptional regulator, producing MKYVPVTARRDLRTLGRQFATQRKLLKLRVADVAQRAGVSQSTVANLEHGKAVGSDALLAIARILQLADYMVKSTDPYSHTLGIVRATENLPKRVR from the coding sequence ATGAAATATGTGCCGGTTACTGCGAGGCGAGACTTAAGGACGTTGGGCAGGCAGTTCGCGACCCAGCGCAAGCTGCTGAAGTTGCGGGTCGCCGATGTGGCCCAGCGTGCCGGAGTCAGCCAGAGCACGGTGGCGAACCTCGAACACGGCAAGGCCGTTGGTTCCGATGCGCTGCTGGCCATCGCCCGAATCCTCCAGCTGGCCGATTACATGGTGAAGTCAACGGATCCGTATTCGCACACTCTGGGCATTGTCCGAGCAACTGAGAATCTGCCCAAGCGCGTGCGTTGA
- a CDS encoding type II toxin-antitoxin system HipA family toxin, translating to MSERQVEVRTGLGDGQELVAGTLYFQGNTSTFLYADEYIRDPRAFELTPFLPFATRSFSFDKLGQFSDAAPDRWGRRIIDRNRKGRNLPESEYLLGVNDVTRQGALRFFSDGKPLAGNEGVPVQANLPDLLDTADAVQNNQDVDDASLRRLYQATGSLGGARPKASVSDRNALWMAKFPKPDCENWDIIGWEAVTLEIAEMAGIDVPEHQVVKIKDAARRQRTVLLTKRFDRAGEGTPEHLVRIPYVSALTALQAVDGEGGDWEDLVEFARAVGADTHELWRRALFGAAIGNRDDHLRNHGFLRVGNGWQLSPAFDLNPEPYYGEDDNLHELSLFGDPHVDIAALVTDKALGLFGVSHPEAKSYESSLRSALKQAIGRARIRGLDHASIKAMETRFAWALEQLGD from the coding sequence ATGAGCGAGCGGCAGGTTGAAGTTCGCACAGGACTTGGTGACGGCCAGGAACTTGTGGCCGGCACATTGTATTTCCAAGGGAACACGTCCACTTTTCTGTATGCCGATGAATATATACGTGATCCGAGGGCGTTCGAGCTCACGCCTTTCCTGCCATTCGCGACACGGTCGTTTTCGTTCGATAAGCTTGGGCAGTTCTCTGATGCCGCTCCCGATCGTTGGGGTAGAAGGATTATCGACCGTAACCGCAAGGGCCGTAATCTTCCTGAATCGGAATATCTCCTCGGCGTCAACGATGTCACAAGGCAGGGAGCACTGAGGTTTTTCAGTGACGGTAAGCCGTTGGCAGGTAATGAGGGCGTTCCCGTTCAGGCCAATTTGCCGGATTTGCTGGACACGGCAGACGCGGTGCAGAACAACCAGGACGTTGATGACGCCTCGTTGCGGCGTCTTTACCAAGCCACGGGTTCGTTGGGTGGTGCGCGGCCCAAAGCGTCGGTGTCTGACCGCAACGCCTTATGGATGGCCAAGTTTCCCAAGCCTGACTGCGAGAATTGGGACATCATTGGTTGGGAGGCGGTGACGCTTGAGATTGCCGAAATGGCGGGGATTGATGTGCCCGAGCATCAGGTTGTCAAAATTAAGGACGCTGCCCGGAGACAACGGACGGTGCTGCTGACGAAACGTTTCGATCGTGCCGGCGAAGGCACGCCTGAGCACTTGGTGCGAATCCCTTATGTTTCGGCGTTGACTGCCTTGCAAGCCGTGGACGGAGAGGGCGGCGACTGGGAGGACTTGGTGGAATTCGCACGGGCCGTCGGGGCCGATACCCATGAATTGTGGCGACGGGCGTTATTCGGCGCGGCCATCGGCAACCGAGACGACCATCTGCGTAACCATGGTTTCCTGCGTGTGGGCAACGGATGGCAATTGTCTCCGGCTTTCGATCTTAATCCTGAGCCTTACTATGGCGAGGATGACAATCTCCATGAACTTTCGCTGTTCGGAGACCCGCATGTGGACATCGCGGCGTTGGTGACTGATAAAGCGTTGGGTTTGTTCGGCGTCAGTCATCCGGAGGCCAAAAGTTACGAGTCGTCGTTGCGTTCGGCGCTCAAACAGGCCATCGGGCGGGCGCGAATTCGGGGCCTCGACCATGCTTCCATCAAAGCGATGGAAACGCGATTTGCTTGGGCGTTGGAACAGCTGGGGGATTAA